The following coding sequences lie in one Synechococcus sp. PCC 7336 genomic window:
- a CDS encoding carbon dioxide-concentrating mechanism protein CcmK: MPIAVGMIETKGFPAVVEAADAMVKAARVTLVGYEKIGSGRTTVIVRGDVSEVQASVSAGIESVRRVSGGELLSHHIIARPHENLEYVLPIRYTEEVRQFSY; encoded by the coding sequence ATGCCGATTGCTGTGGGAATGATTGAAACTAAGGGCTTCCCTGCGGTTGTTGAAGCTGCAGATGCCATGGTGAAAGCTGCCCGCGTTACGCTGGTGGGCTACGAGAAGATCGGAAGTGGCCGCACCACCGTGATTGTGCGCGGCGACGTGTCTGAGGTGCAGGCGTCTGTGTCTGCCGGGATTGAGTCTGTACGTCGAGTGAGTGGCGGCGAGTTGTTGTCCCACCACATTATTGCTCGTCCCCACGAGAACCTGGAGTACGTGCTGCCCATCCGCTACACCGAAGAAGTTCGTCAGTTCTCCTACTAA
- a CDS encoding sugar phosphate nucleotidyltransferase, translating to MKAMILAAGKGTRVRPITYLIPKPMIPIMHKPVMEFLVELLKQHGFNQIMVNTSHLADQIETYFRDGQQWGVQMAFSFEGHFEDGEPIAEALGSGGGLRKIQDFSGFFDETFVVLCGDALIDLNLTQVVNFHKAKGSIATIVMREVPEQDVPSYGVVVTDAEGKIQTFQEKPSVEEALSNTINTGIYIFEPEIFNYIPSGCEYDIGGDLFPKLVEAGAPFYGVAADFQWVDIGRTPDYYEAIQKVLKGEVNAVEVPGTEISPGVWVGLNVRANWDKVEITPPVYIGGSTWINDGTKIIGPSAIGSGCILNEGCTIDKSVIFDYTHVARGVNLSQRMVLGKYCMSADGQVIDTEENDLSWLIGDARCRIPTLESPADSLSAVESLVGVAKPS from the coding sequence ATGAAAGCAATGATTCTGGCGGCTGGTAAGGGAACGCGGGTCCGGCCCATTACCTATCTGATTCCCAAACCCATGATTCCCATCATGCACAAGCCCGTGATGGAGTTTTTGGTCGAATTGCTCAAACAGCACGGCTTCAATCAAATCATGGTCAATACCAGTCACTTGGCAGACCAAATTGAAACTTACTTTCGGGATGGCCAGCAATGGGGCGTTCAGATGGCGTTCTCGTTCGAGGGGCATTTTGAAGATGGCGAGCCGATCGCAGAGGCGCTTGGCTCAGGGGGCGGTTTGCGCAAGATTCAAGATTTCTCTGGCTTTTTTGATGAAACATTTGTGGTGCTGTGTGGCGATGCCCTCATCGACCTGAACTTGACCCAAGTGGTGAACTTCCACAAAGCCAAAGGATCGATCGCCACCATCGTCATGCGCGAGGTGCCCGAGCAAGATGTGCCCAGCTATGGCGTGGTGGTCACGGATGCAGAGGGCAAAATCCAAACTTTCCAAGAAAAGCCCTCGGTGGAAGAGGCCCTGAGCAACACCATCAATACCGGCATCTACATCTTCGAGCCAGAGATCTTCAACTACATTCCCTCTGGATGCGAATACGATATCGGCGGCGATCTGTTTCCCAAGCTGGTCGAAGCAGGCGCTCCTTTTTATGGGGTGGCGGCTGACTTCCAATGGGTCGATATTGGCCGCACTCCTGACTATTACGAAGCCATTCAAAAAGTCCTCAAAGGGGAAGTCAATGCGGTCGAGGTGCCCGGTACTGAAATTTCCCCCGGCGTCTGGGTGGGTTTGAATGTACGGGCCAATTGGGACAAAGTGGAAATAACCCCACCCGTTTACATTGGCGGCAGCACCTGGATCAACGATGGGACTAAGATTATCGGCCCGAGTGCGATCGGATCCGGTTGCATTCTGAATGAGGGATGCACCATCGATAAGAGTGTCATTTTCGATTACACCCACGTGGCCCGAGGGGTGAATCTCAGCCAGCGGATGGTGCTGGGTAAATACTGCATGTCTGCGGATGGCCAAGTCATCGATACGGAAGAAAACGATCTCAGTTGGCTGATTGGCGATGCCCGCTGCCGCATTCCAACTCTCGAATCCCCTGCCGACTCCCTGTCGGCGGTTGAATCTCTGGTGGGGGTGGCAAAGCCTAGCTGA
- a CDS encoding NYN domain-containing protein produces the protein MLSFASETGPTIENFLENRGRVAIFIDGSNLFYAALQLGIEIDYTKLLYRLTAGSRLLRAFFYTGVDRANEKQQGFLLWMRRNGYRVIAKDLVQLPDGSKKANLDVEIAVDMLTLVRSYDTGILVSGDGDLAYAVNAVSYQGARIEVVSLRSMTSDQLINVADRYVDLETIRDDIKKTPRHSPGDRSAVDKEE, from the coding sequence ATGCTATCTTTTGCCTCTGAAACAGGCCCTACAATAGAAAATTTTCTTGAGAATCGCGGTCGGGTTGCTATTTTCATTGATGGCTCGAATTTGTTCTATGCAGCTCTCCAGCTCGGTATCGAGATTGACTACACTAAGCTACTCTATCGATTAACCGCAGGCTCCCGCTTGCTGCGAGCGTTTTTCTATACAGGGGTCGATCGCGCAAATGAAAAACAGCAGGGTTTTTTGCTGTGGATGCGGCGCAATGGCTATCGGGTGATTGCTAAGGATTTGGTACAACTGCCCGATGGGTCCAAAAAAGCTAATTTAGATGTAGAGATTGCAGTGGATATGCTAACACTCGTGCGATCGTACGATACGGGGATTTTGGTCAGCGGCGATGGCGATTTGGCCTATGCGGTCAATGCCGTCAGCTATCAAGGGGCGCGAATTGAGGTGGTCAGTTTGCGATCGATGACTAGCGACCAACTGATCAACGTGGCCGATCGCTATGTCGATTTGGAAACCATTCGGGACGATATCAAGAAAACCCCCCGTCACTCTCCTGGCGATCGCTCTGCTGTTGACAAAGAAGAGTAG
- a CDS encoding ribulose bisphosphate carboxylase small subunit, with amino-acid sequence MTARTIAAPPTPWSRGLVEPTIAPSAYVHAFSKIIGDVRIRDNVLIAPGTSVRADEGAPFQIGANTNIQDGVVIHGLAEGRVLGDDGERYSVWVGNNTSITHKALVHGPAYVGDDCFIGFRSTVFNARVNRGCIVMMHALIQDVEIPPGKYVPSGSVIANQQQADRLPDVQPEDLHFTAEVIGVNDALRAGYRCMADDTCIAPVQNEQVEQHRGGLSSPARGEIGNGQSFSNGERSGLSMDIQEQVRQLLAQGYRISTEHADARHFRTQSWSTCPAIASHQVGQVMAALETCCQEHQGEYVRLLGVDTQARRRVAEVIIQRPGDAPTQFSTRYSASSSGIASSGRRSSTAPASISGSIEDTVRQLVGQGYRIGLEVADKRHFRAKSWTSVSLVQSSNPSEAVAAVRACLEEYRGDYVRLLGVDIQAKRRVLEQIIQRPGEAPAQVISAASTNRSSSSYRPSARSGSSQGSGISADAIERVRQAIAQGYRIGTEHADKRRFRTKSWQSCGLLDATTESGILAALDSCMQEHADEYVQLLVVDTKAKKRILEQVIQRPGQGASTAAAPARNGNGRTQTGSRTQTGSRTQTGNGRTRRGNRSTQTGSSYGNSQPVSAELQQQIRQLLSQGYQIGLEYADKRRFRAKSWQSVPVGNEVLSGVAACLSEHPSDYVKLIGIDAKAKRRVFEEIVQRPH; translated from the coding sequence GTGACTGCTCGCACCATCGCTGCGCCTCCTACCCCCTGGTCTAGAGGGCTAGTAGAACCCACCATCGCTCCCAGTGCGTACGTCCACGCCTTCTCCAAAATCATTGGGGACGTTCGCATTCGCGACAATGTTTTGATTGCTCCGGGCACATCCGTTCGGGCGGACGAAGGTGCGCCATTTCAGATTGGGGCGAATACCAACATTCAAGATGGCGTCGTCATCCACGGCTTGGCAGAAGGTCGCGTGCTGGGAGATGATGGCGAACGCTATTCCGTCTGGGTGGGCAACAATACCTCCATCACCCATAAAGCTTTAGTTCACGGTCCTGCCTACGTCGGCGACGATTGCTTTATCGGCTTTCGCTCCACCGTCTTCAATGCACGGGTCAATCGCGGCTGTATTGTCATGATGCACGCCCTGATTCAAGATGTCGAAATTCCGCCGGGTAAGTACGTACCGTCGGGATCGGTAATTGCCAACCAGCAACAGGCAGATCGCCTGCCGGACGTGCAGCCGGAAGATCTGCACTTTACGGCTGAGGTGATTGGCGTCAACGACGCCCTTCGCGCGGGCTATCGATGCATGGCGGATGATACCTGCATCGCGCCCGTTCAAAACGAGCAGGTCGAGCAGCACAGGGGTGGGTTGAGTTCCCCCGCAAGGGGCGAGATCGGCAACGGTCAAAGTTTTTCCAACGGCGAGAGGTCAGGTCTTTCTATGGATATTCAAGAACAGGTACGGCAGCTTTTGGCCCAAGGCTACCGCATCTCTACAGAACATGCCGACGCGCGTCACTTCCGCACGCAGTCTTGGTCCACTTGTCCGGCGATCGCATCCCATCAAGTGGGTCAAGTGATGGCAGCACTAGAAACCTGCTGCCAAGAGCACCAGGGGGAATACGTGCGGCTGTTGGGCGTCGATACTCAGGCCAGGCGCCGGGTGGCAGAGGTCATCATTCAGCGCCCCGGCGATGCTCCCACTCAGTTCTCGACCCGCTACTCGGCCAGCTCGTCGGGAATCGCCAGCAGCGGTCGTCGCAGTAGCACCGCCCCTGCCAGCATCTCGGGGTCAATTGAAGATACGGTGCGCCAGTTAGTTGGCCAGGGCTATCGAATTGGCTTAGAAGTGGCTGACAAGCGTCACTTCCGGGCTAAATCCTGGACTAGCGTCAGTCTGGTTCAGTCCAGCAATCCTTCCGAAGCGGTGGCGGCGGTGCGCGCCTGCTTAGAGGAATACAGGGGGGATTACGTCCGTCTGCTGGGCGTTGACATCCAAGCGAAGAGACGCGTTCTGGAGCAAATTATTCAGCGTCCGGGAGAGGCTCCCGCCCAAGTCATATCGGCAGCCTCTACTAACCGCAGCAGCTCCAGTTATCGCCCTTCGGCTAGAAGTGGAAGTTCGCAGGGGTCCGGCATTAGCGCAGACGCGATCGAGCGAGTTCGTCAGGCGATCGCCCAAGGCTACCGCATCGGCACCGAACACGCCGACAAGCGTCGCTTCCGCACCAAATCTTGGCAAAGTTGCGGCCTACTCGACGCAACGACTGAGTCAGGGATATTAGCCGCTTTAGACAGTTGCATGCAAGAGCATGCCGACGAGTACGTCCAGCTACTGGTCGTCGATACAAAAGCAAAGAAGCGCATTCTGGAACAAGTCATTCAGCGTCCCGGCCAAGGGGCTTCTACTGCAGCCGCACCGGCCCGCAATGGCAATGGTCGCACCCAGACGGGCAGTCGTACCCAAACGGGCAGTCGTACCCAAACGGGCAATGGTCGCACCCGGAGGGGCAACAGAAGCACCCAGACGGGCAGCAGCTACGGCAACAGCCAGCCAGTCTCTGCCGAGCTACAGCAACAAATTCGGCAATTGCTGTCGCAGGGCTATCAGATTGGCCTGGAATATGCTGACAAGCGCCGGTTCAGAGCCAAATCCTGGCAGAGTGTGCCAGTGGGTAATGAGGTCCTATCGGGGGTGGCTGCCTGCTTGAGCGAACACCCCAGCGACTATGTCAAGCTGATTGGCATCGATGCCAAAGCCAAGCGTCGCGTCTTCGAGGAGATCGTGCAGCGACCCCACTGA
- a CDS encoding ABC transporter permease, with product MGFTDRARRLSSRWRLRQRPLLAVSATVVLLYAILAATAPLLQQWGWLRDPTEFLPHPIHQAPNADYWWGTTRQGYDVLSRTLYGARTALQVVLAGTSFGFGFGVPLGLLSGYWGGGFDRATVFVMDAIYTLPGLLLAIAIAFVLGPGIVTAGVAVALAYGPLYFRVVRSQTASVKARGYVEAAIAAGAPTAQILRRHIFPNILSSLPVLVALNAADAISIAASLGFLGLGLPPEIPEWGQDLRVALDSFAAGSGIWWTAAFPGLAIALLVTALSFLGESFGE from the coding sequence ATGGGATTCACCGATCGCGCTCGGCGACTGTCGTCGAGGTGGCGCTTGCGACAGCGACCCCTATTGGCGGTCAGTGCGACTGTTGTATTGCTGTATGCAATCTTGGCAGCAACTGCCCCCCTCTTGCAGCAATGGGGATGGCTGCGCGATCCAACTGAATTTCTGCCCCATCCCATCCATCAAGCCCCCAATGCAGACTATTGGTGGGGAACTACACGACAGGGATATGACGTGCTCTCCCGCACCCTCTATGGAGCGCGCACTGCCTTGCAGGTGGTGCTAGCCGGAACCAGCTTCGGATTCGGGTTTGGCGTACCGCTGGGATTGCTCAGCGGCTATTGGGGAGGAGGGTTCGATCGCGCGACGGTGTTTGTCATGGATGCCATTTACACCTTACCGGGGCTGCTGTTGGCGATCGCCATTGCCTTTGTGCTCGGTCCCGGTATCGTCACGGCTGGAGTGGCAGTGGCTTTGGCCTACGGTCCCCTCTACTTCCGGGTCGTGCGCAGCCAAACGGCCAGCGTCAAAGCTCGCGGCTACGTGGAGGCGGCGATCGCCGCGGGGGCTCCCACCGCCCAGATCCTGCGCCGTCACATTTTTCCCAACATTCTGTCCAGCCTGCCCGTGCTCGTCGCTCTCAACGCCGCCGATGCCATTTCGATTGCTGCATCTTTAGGCTTTCTCGGTCTGGGCTTGCCCCCAGAGATCCCGGAGTGGGGTCAAGATTTGCGGGTAGCGCTAGATTCCTTTGCCGCCGGTAGCGGGATTTGGTGGACTGCAGCTTTCCCCGGTCTGGCGATCGCCCTGCTCGTAACCGCCCTCTCTTTTCTGGGGGAATCGTTCGGGGAGTAG
- the metG gene encoding methionine--tRNA ligase yields the protein MPRFAVTTPLYYVNGLPHLGSAYTTIAADAIARYRRLRGDEVLLITGTDEHGQKIQRTAEARNIPAQQHCDEIAAEFDRLWHLLEIRYDRFSRTTSPRHSQIVREFFQRVWDRGDIYLGHQQGWYCVGCETFYDESELLEDHICSIHHKPTEWRDEPNYFFRLSHYQEKLETLYAERPEFIQPDFRRNEVLNFVKQGLKDFSISRAHVTWGIPLPNDPDQTLYVWFDALLGYITALLEADETASLDNALRKWWPINLHLIGKDILRFHAVYWPAMQMSAGIPVSQQVFGHGFLTKDGRKMGKSLGNVLDPYDLVEQYGTDAVRYYFLKEIELGQDGDFSQTRFVDIVNADLAKNLGNLLNRSLSMLQKYCEYTIPELEIAADHPLRAIAEALPEQVAEAYDRYHFKQAGSLVLTLSQASNKFLETEAPWTLYKQGNRAAVERVLYSVLESVRIAAILLSPIVPDLSLRILVQLGYTLDSIDRLDWAMVTWGGLSAKVLKHSPKPVFQQLS from the coding sequence ATGCCTCGCTTTGCCGTTACGACTCCGCTGTACTATGTCAACGGCCTGCCCCATCTCGGCAGTGCCTACACCACCATTGCGGCGGACGCGATCGCCCGCTATCGACGCTTGCGGGGCGATGAAGTTCTACTCATTACTGGCACTGACGAGCACGGCCAAAAAATTCAGCGCACTGCCGAAGCTCGGAATATTCCTGCCCAACAACATTGCGACGAAATTGCCGCTGAATTCGATCGCCTCTGGCACCTGCTCGAAATTCGCTACGATCGGTTCAGCCGCACCACTTCCCCCCGCCACAGCCAAATTGTCAGGGAGTTCTTTCAGCGGGTCTGGGATCGCGGCGACATTTACTTGGGCCACCAACAGGGCTGGTACTGTGTCGGCTGCGAAACTTTTTACGACGAATCTGAATTGCTAGAAGACCATATCTGCAGCATTCACCACAAGCCCACCGAATGGCGGGACGAACCCAATTACTTCTTTCGCCTTTCTCACTATCAAGAGAAACTCGAAACCCTCTACGCCGAACGGCCCGAGTTTATCCAACCGGACTTCCGTCGCAACGAGGTGCTCAACTTCGTCAAGCAGGGCCTCAAAGATTTTTCCATTTCCCGCGCTCATGTGACCTGGGGTATTCCCCTACCGAACGATCCCGACCAAACCCTTTACGTTTGGTTTGATGCTTTATTGGGATACATCACCGCTCTCTTGGAAGCAGATGAAACGGCTAGCCTCGATAATGCGCTGCGCAAGTGGTGGCCCATCAATTTGCATCTAATTGGGAAAGATATTCTGCGCTTTCACGCAGTTTATTGGCCTGCTATGCAAATGTCTGCTGGAATTCCTGTCTCGCAACAGGTGTTCGGCCACGGTTTTCTAACCAAAGACGGACGCAAAATGGGCAAAAGTCTGGGTAATGTCCTCGACCCTTACGACTTAGTGGAACAGTATGGCACTGATGCCGTACGCTATTATTTCCTCAAAGAAATTGAGTTGGGTCAGGATGGTGACTTCAGCCAAACGCGCTTTGTGGATATTGTGAATGCCGACCTAGCCAAAAATTTAGGCAATCTGCTCAATCGCAGCTTGTCAATGCTCCAGAAATACTGCGAATACACCATTCCCGAGCTGGAGATAGCGGCAGACCATCCGCTGCGGGCGATCGCCGAGGCACTGCCAGAACAGGTGGCTGAAGCCTACGATCGCTATCACTTCAAGCAGGCTGGCAGCCTTGTCTTAACGCTGTCTCAAGCCAGTAATAAGTTCTTGGAAACCGAAGCGCCTTGGACTCTATATAAGCAGGGGAATCGAGCCGCCGTCGAACGAGTGCTCTACTCCGTGTTGGAATCGGTGCGCATCGCTGCCATTCTGCTATCGCCAATCGTACCGGACCTGAGCCTGCGTATTCTGGTGCAATTGGGATATACCCTCGACAGTATCGATCGACTCGATTGGGCAATGGTTACTTGGGGGGGTCTTTCTGCTAAGGTTCTCAAACATTCTCCTAAACCCGTCTTTCAGCAGCTAAGCTAG
- a CDS encoding GerW family sporulation protein, with product MSEPNAFPVDNVLDAVLSKLRSLAETGQTFGEPIAVGETTIVPYVSLRFGLGGGGGGAGDRHNGGHGSSGLWGGAGGGVKVEPMGFLVIRADKVELLPIDRESNQWAQLAEGLMPMLEQWLQQRAEASSEAASISEAAAELD from the coding sequence ATGTCCGAGCCCAACGCCTTTCCCGTAGATAATGTCTTAGATGCTGTCCTCAGCAAGTTACGGTCGCTGGCAGAAACTGGACAGACGTTTGGCGAGCCCATCGCGGTGGGAGAGACGACAATCGTGCCCTATGTCTCCCTCCGATTCGGGTTGGGCGGCGGCGGTGGCGGAGCTGGCGATCGCCACAACGGAGGCCACGGCAGCAGCGGCCTTTGGGGCGGAGCGGGGGGTGGCGTCAAGGTGGAACCGATGGGGTTTTTGGTGATTCGGGCCGATAAAGTCGAGCTGCTGCCGATCGATCGCGAGAGCAATCAATGGGCTCAGTTGGCCGAAGGACTCATGCCCATGCTGGAGCAATGGCTGCAACAACGGGCCGAAGCCAGCTCTGAAGCGGCATCCATCTCTGAAGCGGCAGCGGAGTTGGACTAG
- a CDS encoding EutN/CcmL family microcompartment protein, whose translation MKIAIVRGTVVSTQKEPSLGGSRLLLVQFIGADGEPISDCEVATDSVGAGEGEWVLVTLGSGARQIYSDRPRPVDALVVGIIDTVSVDKQLLYSKRDRDR comes from the coding sequence ATGAAAATCGCAATTGTTCGCGGTACCGTGGTCAGTACGCAAAAGGAACCTAGCTTGGGCGGCTCTCGCCTCCTGCTAGTTCAGTTTATTGGAGCTGATGGCGAGCCGATCTCCGATTGCGAAGTGGCGACCGATAGTGTGGGGGCCGGTGAAGGGGAGTGGGTGTTGGTAACGCTCGGTAGCGGTGCCCGTCAGATATATTCAGACCGACCTCGTCCGGTGGATGCATTGGTGGTTGGGATTATCGATACGGTCTCTGTTGACAAGCAATTGCTCTACAGCAAGCGCGATCGCGATCGCTAG
- a CDS encoding BMC domain-containing protein, producing the protein MESRELKLPPFETDADRRARQRAWSEGALGMVSTRSFPAVVGTADTMLKTAGVTLIGYEQIGSGYCTAIVRGGYADVRLAVSAGAEMAEDIGQLVARAVIPRPSENLEVVLPISSRFQQLVRQDGYSRLSNQAVGLLETRGFPALVGSANAMLKAAEVQLAAYIKTGDALCTAIVRGKVANVVLALDVGMAEAEKIGELHGVMVIPRPLDELEQTLPTASCWIEEPLELPVQVRREEAQLVEFPDIQELEQVPLEREITEE; encoded by the coding sequence ATGGAGAGCCGCGAACTCAAACTGCCCCCCTTCGAAACCGACGCCGATCGTCGGGCACGCCAGCGTGCTTGGAGCGAAGGGGCATTGGGAATGGTGTCCACCCGCAGTTTTCCAGCAGTGGTGGGAACTGCAGACACAATGCTCAAAACTGCCGGGGTGACACTGATCGGATACGAGCAGATTGGCAGCGGCTACTGTACGGCGATCGTGCGAGGGGGATACGCCGACGTGCGCTTGGCGGTATCGGCTGGAGCGGAGATGGCGGAGGATATCGGCCAACTGGTCGCTCGTGCTGTCATACCGCGTCCTTCAGAAAATTTAGAGGTGGTTTTGCCCATCAGTAGCCGCTTTCAGCAGTTGGTGCGCCAGGATGGCTACAGTCGGCTCAGCAACCAAGCGGTGGGGTTGTTGGAAACTCGCGGCTTCCCTGCCTTAGTGGGCTCTGCCAATGCCATGCTCAAGGCCGCCGAGGTGCAGTTGGCCGCCTACATCAAGACGGGGGATGCACTGTGTACGGCGATCGTGCGCGGCAAGGTGGCCAATGTAGTGTTGGCCCTGGATGTGGGTATGGCTGAAGCAGAAAAAATTGGCGAACTGCATGGGGTGATGGTGATTCCGCGCCCGTTGGACGAACTGGAGCAAACCTTGCCCACCGCGAGCTGCTGGATCGAAGAGCCGCTGGAGTTGCCCGTACAGGTGCGCCGAGAAGAAGCGCAGTTGGTGGAGTTTCCCGACATTCAGGAGTTGGAACAGGTGCCGCTAGAGCGAGAAATTACGGAAGAGTAA
- a CDS encoding carbon dioxide-concentrating mechanism protein CcmK: MAIAVGMIETLGFPAVVEAADAMVKAARVTLVGYEKIGSGRTTVIVRGDVSEVQASVSAGIESVKRVSGGQVLSHHIIARPHENLEYVLPIRYTEEVEQFRESVSGIRSLRP; encoded by the coding sequence ATGGCGATCGCAGTAGGAATGATTGAGACTCTGGGCTTCCCCGCTGTGGTGGAAGCGGCAGATGCTATGGTTAAAGCCGCCCGCGTCACACTGGTGGGTTACGAGAAGATCGGGAGTGGCCGCACCACCGTGATTGTGCGCGGCGATGTCTCCGAAGTGCAGGCGTCTGTGTCTGCCGGGATTGAATCGGTGAAGCGGGTGAGTGGCGGCCAGGTGCTGTCCCACCACATCATTGCTCGTCCCCACGAGAACCTGGAGTACGTACTGCCCATCCGCTACACCGAAGAAGTGGAGCAATTCCGCGAGAGCGTCAGCGGTATCCGTTCGCTGCGTCCCTAA
- the ftsH gene encoding ATP-dependent zinc metalloprotease FtsH: MNNKKWRNVGLYALLAVVLGLVTLNLFNGGSPTPKQMSYSELLHRVESRQVSQVVLENGSLAIVKLEPNNEERRVELPVPLPDDFSQTLLDNNVLFDVKPVQKDSPLLRILGQLFIPLLIIGFLFFLVRRAQSGPGNQAMNFGKSRARVQMEPKTQITFSDVAGIEQAKLELAEVVDFLKNSERFTIVGAKIPKGVLLVGPPGTGKTLLARAVAGEAGVPFFSISGSEFVEMFVGVGASRVRDLFEQAKQNAPCIVFIDEIDAVGRQRGAGLGGGNDEREQTLNQLLTEMDGFEGNSGVIVIAATNRPDVLDQALMRPGRFDRQVTVDRPDYSGRREILQVHARGKTLGKDLDLEKIARRTPGFTGADLANLLNEAAILAARRNLNEISMDEINDAVDRVLVGPEKKERLLSDRRKRLVAFHEAGHALVGALMPNYDSVQKVTIIPRGQAGGLTWFMPSDDDIGLMTRSHLLNMMTVALGGRVAEEVVFGDAEVTTGAASDLQQVTRIARNMVMRFGMSDRIGNVALGRQSGNPFMGREIASERDYSDETAAAVDAEIRRLVDLAYQKCHKTIEQNRELLTRIAERLVDVETIDGDEFQTMINSSPVVMPAPEPEPALA; encoded by the coding sequence GTGAACAACAAGAAATGGAGAAATGTCGGGCTCTACGCCTTACTGGCAGTAGTTCTCGGCTTAGTCACGCTCAATCTGTTTAATGGTGGTTCTCCCACCCCCAAGCAGATGTCTTACTCCGAACTGCTCCACAGGGTCGAAAGCCGCCAGGTGTCTCAGGTCGTCTTAGAAAATGGCAGTTTGGCGATCGTCAAGCTAGAGCCCAACAACGAAGAGCGCAGAGTCGAACTGCCCGTGCCGTTACCGGATGACTTTTCACAAACCTTACTAGACAACAATGTTCTATTTGATGTCAAGCCGGTTCAGAAAGACAGTCCCCTATTGCGCATCCTCGGCCAGCTTTTTATTCCTTTGCTAATTATTGGATTCCTGTTTTTTTTAGTCCGCCGCGCCCAATCTGGCCCTGGCAACCAAGCCATGAACTTCGGCAAATCCCGCGCCCGCGTTCAGATGGAACCCAAAACACAAATCACCTTCAGCGATGTGGCGGGTATCGAACAGGCCAAGCTGGAATTGGCTGAAGTGGTTGACTTCCTCAAAAATTCCGAGCGCTTTACCATTGTGGGAGCCAAAATTCCCAAGGGCGTGCTGCTGGTGGGGCCTCCCGGTACGGGTAAAACCTTGCTGGCTCGTGCCGTCGCGGGCGAAGCGGGCGTCCCCTTCTTCTCCATCTCCGGGTCTGAATTTGTCGAAATGTTTGTGGGGGTCGGTGCCTCCCGCGTGCGCGATCTGTTCGAGCAAGCTAAGCAAAATGCCCCTTGCATTGTCTTTATTGATGAAATTGATGCCGTCGGTCGGCAGCGCGGCGCAGGTTTGGGAGGCGGTAACGACGAGCGGGAGCAAACCCTCAATCAGCTATTGACAGAAATGGATGGGTTTGAGGGCAACTCCGGTGTCATCGTCATCGCTGCCACCAACCGTCCCGACGTCCTCGACCAAGCTTTAATGCGCCCCGGTCGCTTCGATCGCCAAGTGACTGTCGATCGCCCCGATTACTCGGGTCGCCGCGAGATTCTGCAGGTCCACGCGCGGGGCAAGACCCTCGGCAAAGATCTAGACCTGGAGAAAATTGCCCGCCGTACCCCCGGTTTTACCGGTGCAGATTTGGCCAATCTGCTCAACGAAGCCGCAATTTTGGCTGCCCGTCGCAATTTGAATGAAATTTCGATGGACGAGATCAACGATGCGGTCGATCGCGTCTTGGTGGGTCCGGAGAAGAAGGAGCGATTGTTGAGCGATCGGCGCAAGCGATTGGTGGCCTTCCACGAAGCAGGTCATGCCTTGGTGGGGGCACTCATGCCCAATTACGACTCCGTTCAGAAGGTGACCATTATCCCTCGCGGTCAAGCGGGCGGTCTCACCTGGTTTATGCCCAGCGATGACGACATTGGCTTGATGACCCGCTCTCACTTGCTCAACATGATGACAGTCGCCCTAGGCGGTCGAGTGGCAGAAGAAGTGGTGTTTGGGGACGCAGAGGTAACTACTGGGGCAGCCAGCGACCTGCAGCAGGTGACCCGCATTGCTCGCAATATGGTGATGCGCTTCGGCATGAGCGATCGGATCGGTAACGTCGCCCTCGGTCGCCAATCTGGAAATCCTTTCATGGGTCGCGAGATTGCTAGCGAGCGAGATTACTCCGACGAAACGGCTGCTGCGGTTGATGCTGAGATTCGCCGCTTGGTGGATTTGGCCTACCAGAAATGCCACAAAACCATTGAGCAAAACCGCGAGCTTCTGACTCGAATTGCAGAACGCCTAGTGGATGTGGAAACCATTGATGGTGACGAATTCCAAACCATGATTAACAGCAGTCCTGTGGTTATGCCCGCTCCCGAGCCCGAGCCCGCTCTGGCATAG